TGGTGGCAGAAGCTGGCCTTTTTATCGAAGATTGCAGAAAATGGTTTGGCATCCATATGATTGCCGTAGCCGGAAATCAGGGGAATATTAGATTGGAGTTGGGAAAAATTGAAAATCCTTATCAAAAAAAAGAACAAGGAAATGAAGCCTACAAACTAGTAATCAATCAGGACGGTATCCATATCATTGGTGTTCGGGGCGCTTCCATTTTTTATGGTATTCAAAGTCTTTACATGATCATGTCTTCTGCTGCCGGGAATACTAAAAACGGCGAGATAAAAATTCCTTATACCACTATCATGGATGTACCTGTGTTTTCATACAGGGGTATGCACCTGGATGTAGCGAGAAATTTTCAACATCCTCGGACAGTAAAAAAACTACTCAAGTACATGTCTATGTACAAACTCAATAAGTTCCACTTTCACTTGACAGATGATGAAGGCTGGAGACTTGAAATCGCAGGATTACCGGAACTTACAGATATAGGTAGCAAAAGAGGCCACACTATAGATGAAACAACATGTTTACTTCCATCATATGGTTCAGGATTTGACCCCAATGATCCGGACTCACCGGGTAACGGATATTATACAAGAAGCGAATTTATTGACCTTTTACACTTTGCCCACAGACACCATATAGAGATAATACCTGCCATAGATTTCCCTGGTCATGCACGGGCTGCCATCAGAAGTATGGAAGTCAGATATCTGAACTACATGGCGCAAGGATTGGAAGAAAAGGCTAACGAATATTTGCTGACGGACTGGCATGATGCGTCTGTCTATGAGTCCGTACAATTGTGGAGAAGAAATGTCATCAATATTGCCCTGCCTTCCACGTATACATTTATTGAGAAAGTCATTGACGAAATTCTGTCTATGTACCACGAAGCCGGTGTAAATATTACTACCCTGCATATAGGTGGAGATGAAGTACCCCATGGAGTCTGGGAAGGATCACCAATATGTCAGAAATTTCTTGAAACACACCCTGAACTACACGATATTTATGATATCTATGAGTATTTCCTTAAGGCCATCAATCAAATATTGACGGACAGAGGTCTGAATACCGGAGGATGGGAAGAAGTAGCTTTCAGGCATCAGGATGGAGCAAAGTCACCTAACCATCAACTCACAAATAGAAACATCATACCATATTGCTGGAATACTGTATGGGGAGATAAAGGTGAAGTTACACCCTATCTTTTGGCGAACTCAGGATATAATGTAGTGCTGTGCAACGCGCCAAATCTTTATTTTGATTTTGCCTATGACAAACATCCTGAAGAAGAAGGATTTTACTGGGGAGGTATGAATGATACTAAGGATGTTTTGAGGTTTTTGCCAATGGACTTGTATAAGAGTGCGGGGAGAAGCGGTATGGGCAAACTGATAGATCCGGATATGGAGTATAAAAAAGCGCCCAAGCTCAATAAAAGGAGTCATGAGAACATATCGGGTATTCAGGGTCAGATATGGGGCGAAACGATGACTACACCAGAAAGAGTGGAATATATGGCCTTGCCAAGGATGCTTGCACTGGCTGAGAGGGCATGGGCACAAGCTCCAGAGTGGAGTAAAATATCAGACAAAACCGATAGAAATGATGCTTTTAATCTCGAATGGTCACTTTTTGCCAATAGAGTAGGCAAAGTCCATTTTGACCTTTTATACCGGTTTTTTGGTTATATAAAATTCAGAGTACCGTGTCCCGGAATAATGATCAAAAACGATACACTATTTGCCAATACTTCATTTCCGGGTTTGACGATAAGATATACTACTGATGGAAGCAATCCCGGTATCGAATCCCCTGTTTATTTAAAACCATTAAAAATCAATTTTTCTGAAATAAAGTTGATTACCTTTTCGCCTAGCGGTAATTTCAGTCGGGTCATCCAATGGCAAGTGGATTCTTGATATATTTATTATTTTTGATATCAAAAAGGTGGTACTATTCAAATTTGTCTTTATATTTGTATAACTAAAATTTACATATCATGACAAAGCTGTACACTTTCGTTCTTTTGATTTGCTTCAGTAGCCTTTATAGTCAAAAGACTTTTTAAGAGAGAACTTTAATTATCCTGCCGGAGCACTCTTAAATGCTAATGGTTGGTATGCTCATAGTGCCGGAACAACTAGTCCCATAGCAGTTACCACAGAGGGATTGTCCTGGACAAAGTCATCTTATATCGGTAGTGGAAAAGGCAGGGCAGCAGCCGTAGTGACTACTGGTTCGGATGAAAATCGTCCATTTGACAGCTGGGTCGATACCATGAGTGTGTACGCATCATTTTTAGTGAAAGCGACTAGTGAAGTTACTACTGCCACAAGTGGCTATTTTTTTCATTATGTACAATATATGACGCCTTCCGCACCTGTTTTTACGTCAACAAGTACATCGTTCAGAGCAAGAGTATATAGTGCCCCTGGATCATCTGCTACAAAATTTAAAATTGGTCTCACCTTCAATTCAACAGCAGTCACGGATGGCGGCCAGTCAGCAGATCTCGATGTCGGAGAAACATATCTGGTAGTAGCAAAGTACACCTTTATTTCTGGGGCGGATAATGATGTAGTAAGTCTGTACGTGTTTAAAGACGGAGATAAAATAGATACAGAACCTGCCACTCCAACTGCCGGACCATTCGGAAAGACAGGTACGACCTCAGCTCCGGATTTGTCAAACATCCAGGGTGTGGCCCTTCGTCAATTTGCCGCAAATCAGAACATCATCGTCGATGGTATCTATGTCCGCAACCATTGGAATATGACTACAGAAGGTACCAGCAGTGCCAGCGATATCGTCAGGTCCTCACTGAATATTTTTCCAAATCCCACATCTGACAGGTTGATCAATATTTCCAATCCAGATAATGCTCCTGTAAAAGCTTGTGTGTATGACATAGCCGGACGAATAGTGTTGGATCAGAAAGTAGAAAATAATCAAATAGACCTTTCTCATTGTCTGAATGGAATGTACGTAGTTCAACTTACACAAAGCAATGAAACAGTAAGTAAAAAATTGGTATTACATTGATATCTCTAAACTTAGAAATGTATTAATAACAGATTTTAACTGTCTATTAAAGGAAATTAGATTTATAGTGCTGATTGCCAATGTCTTACATAGCACTTACATGGATCTTTATTCTTAAGGGGTAAACTTAATGTAATTTCATATTTACTGTGCCAAAGTCTACCTTTGATTGGCCTTTTCATTTTTAGACAAAACTTTGCAAAATGGCGTTAAGAACAGAAAACTGTATGAGCCAAAAAGAATGCATAATGCGAGAACAAAATAACGAAGTTCCTCAAATATCAAAACGGTGATAAACTCCAAAGGCGAGTTTTTTATGTTTAGCTATTTTGTGAAGTTTTGACGTTAAGAAAATGAAAAAGCCTTGACTTTTTGTTTCTTTTGTGTCAAGACAAAAGAAAAAGACAGTTAAAATCAATCTAACAAGAATAATTTTATATATCAAGTTTAGAATGAAGTTCGAAATTTGTAATTTGTCTTTGCAAAATTTACTCCGAAACTTAAGTCGAATAGTTCAAATTTTTTTTCAAAAGTTATCTTTTTGCGTATTTCGCCTTTCTAAAATTCGTAGTTTAGACGAATCAAGCGTATCTTTGATGATATTTTTGTTACTCTAATATCATGAAGATACATCATTGTACATTACTCTGTTTACTGTTCACTTTTTTGTTGCATCAACAACTTTTTGCCCAACAATCCACTACTTCTTCATATCAACCCCGAGCGTACACTTGCACCTATCTTGGTACAGGCAAATCCATCAATGTAGATGGCGATATTACTGAGTCTGCCTGGCAGGATGCAGTATGGACTGACTTAGTTGCAGAAATTGAAGGATCTAAAAAACCAAAACCCCACTTAGATACCAAGGCAAAGTTGCTGTGGGATGATGAGTATTTCTATATTGCTGCTGAAATGCAGGAGACGCATATCTGGGCTACATTTGACAAGCAGGATATGGTCATTTTTCAGGAAAATAATTTTGAAGTCTTTATTGATCCTGATGGAGACACACATCAATATCTGGAATTGGAGATCAATGCTATCGGTACTATCTGGGATTTAATATTGACAAAACCTTACAGCTTGTTTGGCACACCGATCAGTGCATATGACATCAAAGGGCTTAAAAAAGGGGTAAAACTCTATGGCACCAATAATAATGCATCTGATAAGGATGAAAAATGGACCATCGAGCTGGCTATCCCATGGTCTGCCATTGGTGAAATAAGCCATAAAAGGGGCAAACCCATAGATGGGGATTTCTGGAAAGTCAATTTTTCAAGAGTACAATGGGATAGAGACATCAAAAGTGGAAAATATTATAAACAAAAAGATGCTTCATCCCAAAAAGACAAACCCGAAAACAATTGGGTCTGGTCACCTCAAGGGGTGATATCAATGCACAATCCTGAGACATGGGGTTTGGTTATCTTCGCTAAATCGCCCAATGAAAAACTGATTAAATCTGCACTTGAAGTAGATAACATCAAAATGCAGCTTAGAAAAATATTTCTGCATCAGCAGACATTTTATGCAAAACATAGCATATATACCACGACACTTCCGGCAGACCTGAAACAGACGGATTTTGAAATCAGGGTACTGGGAGATACTTTTACAGCGAAGTACTGCAAAAGCCGGATTTGCTACTACATCAGGGAAGATGGCAGAGTGTGGGAAAAAAAGCCATAATTCTAATGGAGTTTAGTAATCATAGCAATCAAATTTTTGATCATTGAGACATCCATTTGCTTTTGTTGGTCTCGGAATATTGTTTGCGGCGCTATGGTCATCCGCTTCTGTAGCTGCCAAAATCGGTGTAACAGTCATGCAACCCTTAGTATTGTTTCAATTCAGGTTTTTCCTTGCGGCTTTTATTTTATTGCTGTACTCGAGGATATTTGAACCTTGGCGACTGCCGGATAAAAAAGAATGGATACAACTTGCTATCTTTGGTTTTTTTAATATCACCTTGTACTTGAGCTTATTTGTACTGGCTATAAATGAAGTTGCAGCCGGAATAGGGAGCCTGTCCACATCTATGAGTCCGCTGATGATGGCACTCCTCGGTGGTATGTTTTATAACAAGAAAACTAATAAAACCCAGATTCTGGGCTTGTTGTTGGGTATTGCCGGAGTTTGGGTAGCTGTCATACCGCTATTGGGAAACAATCTGGCCACTTTCAAAGGCATAGCATTTCTATTTATCAGCATCATGAGTTATAGCTGGGCAGCATTGTATTATTCTGATAAAACCTGGACATTATCAAGATATGCCATCAATGGCTGGCAGGTATTGTTTGGAGCGATCTTTTTATTGCCATTCACCATTTTATTATCAGAAGGCGACGTGACTTTTTCAATGACAGCCATGTTTTCTATATTGTGGTTGGTGATACCTGTATCTATCATCTCTGTGAACTTATGGCTGCGGATGTTGAAAATTGATCCCGTAAAGGCTTCATTTTTTCTGTTTTTAAGTCCTATCTTTGGGTTTGTATTTGCAACAAGCATACTTGGAGAGCCCTTTACCTTATATACATTGGGAGGACTGACCCTTGTACTTTGCGGATTGTATTTGGGTCAGAAGTAGGAGTTGAAAAAAATAATGTCAAAATAAAATATATGACACATGGACAAAAGAACATTTCTTAAAAATACAGCTCTGGCTACAACCGGATTAATACTCGGCAATCAGCTGACTTCATGCAAAATCCCGCAAAGTCCACCAAAAAAGTATAAAAACTGGGTTTGGGCACATCCACATGTCAACTGGTCGGCTGATACGTGGAAAATGAAGGTGGATAAAGCCGTCGAATCCGGTATCCACGCCATGCTGGTAGAAGTGTACAATGGTACCAATACATTTTATGAAGGTGGCCAACTTCCCATGGTGGCCAATGTATTGGAAAAGATCATACCAGCATGCCAATCATCCGGTATGGAGTTGCACGCCTGGATGTGGACCATGCCATGCAACGCACCGCAAATCGTCGAAAAACATCCTGAATGGTATGCCTACAATGGACTGGGTCAGCCTGCACACACCCATCCTGCCTATGTATCATACTATAAGTTTTTGTGCCCATGTCATCCCGGTGCTCAGGAGTTTATCAAAGGAAATGTCACAGCACTTTCCAAAATATCCGAACTCGCGGGTGTCCATCTGGATTATGTACGACTTCCTGATGCCATCATAGCTGAAGGACTTCAACCCAAATACAACATTGTACAGGACAAGGAATATCCACCATATGATTATTCGTACTCACCATCGTGCCGCGAAAAGTTCAAAGCCAAACATGGCATCGATCCGCTTACAGACATCAAAGAGCCCGCATCACACAAAGAGTGGGTGCAATTCAGAAGAGACAGTGTGACACACCTGGTCAATGACATCCTGGTACCCGAAGCCAAAAAGTATAATAAGCAAGTCACTGCCGCTGTCTTTCCCAATTGGGAGAACGTAAGGCAAGAATGGCACCGGTGGAATCTGGATGGATTTTTGCCTATGCTGTACCACAATTTCTATTTGCGGGATATGGACTACATCGCTGAACATACACAAAAAGCCAATGAAAGGCTCAAAAATAAAAAACCTGTGTATTCGGGTCTGTTTATACCCTCTATCAAAGCTGAACAAATATCACAAGCAGTTGCTGAGGCACAAAAAGGAAAATGTGCAGGTATATCTCTATTTGACTTAGCGTCCATGTCAGACGAACATTGGCAGGTATTGAAGAAGGTTTTACAGGCTTGATGGGAGTAGATTTAAGCGATGACAATAAACAAATTTTTTAGAGGGCGAAGTAACACTATTCTGGTGTCCCTACTTACCCGGTACATTTCACTTTGACTCAGATATAAAATTTTAAACATACTCTTGATAAGGTTTTTATTAACTACTTTTGTTAAAAAAAAAGGAACTTATGGTACAAACGGAATATAACGTCAACGAATATTGGTCAGAAGTGGCAAAAAGAATTAAAATCAGAGATGAGAGGGATAATGTGATAGCAGGTGATGATGAACCATTTTACAGGTATAAAAGAAAAAGATTTCTTGATCTGCTACTGAAAGAAGATTACCTTGATAAAGATGTTCTTGAAATCGGATGTGGACCGGGAGGAAATTTAAGTTCTCTATATCCTATGAGACCAAAAAAATTGGTAGGTGCTGATATTTCACAAAATATGATTGATCTTGCAAAAGCCAAACTACCGGTTGACATTGAAATTACCAAAACAGATGGCACGAGTTTACCATTTGATGATAATGCATTCAATATTGTTTTTTCTGCCACAGTTTTACAACACAACACCAATGACAAAATGTTGGAAGAGCTTGTAAAAGAGATGTGTAGAGTATGTAATCAAAATTTGTATATTTACGAGAGCATTTCTCCAGTCCTGACAGGAGAAATGCTCTGTAAATGGCGGCCTCAGTCTTACTATATACAACTTATGGAGGGTTTAGGATTCAAATGGGTATCAACAGACTTTATTAATGTCACCGTAAGTTATTACATGGCTGGAGTCATAAGAAAGTTACTTAATCCAAAGGATCGTAAAGAAGGCGAACCGTTAAATAAAATTTCAATTGTTTTGCAAAATTTGCTAATTCCAGTCACATCAATTTTAGACAAAATTATAAAATCAGAAAAAGACCTGGCGCAGCTTAAATTCACTAAGATAAAATAACCTTATTTATTTTTTTTAATAAGCAAATTACTCCCTAAGTCAAAACTTACATTATATCATTATTTTAAAATCTTTGAATATGCGACATCTTATAATTTTAATATTGCTGATCACTTCATCTTTTCAGTTGATAGCCCAGCATCATGAGTATCACCCCGATCCTGACACCAGCATTCATAGAAGACTCGAAGAGTGGAAGGATCTGAAATTTGGATTGCTCATGCATTGGGGACCTTACAGCCAGTGGGGCATCGTCGAGAGTTGGAGTATCTGTCCGGAAGATCTGAGCTGGGCAACCGGCGGCAGGAAACCCGGAATTTCTGAGAGTTATTTTGACTATGTAAAAAGGTATGAAGCACTTCAATACACCTTCAATCCTACCAAATTCAACCCTGAAAAATGGGCATCAGCAGCCAAAGTGGCCGGAATGAAGTATATGGTATTTACGACCAAACACCATGATGGATTCAGTATGTTTGATACCAAACTGACAGACTATAAAATCACAGGACAAGAGACTCCGTTTTCATCCCATCCACGCAGCAATGTGACAAAGGAAGTATTTGATGCTTTCAGAAAAGAGAACTTCTGGATTGGTGCTTACTTTTCCAAGCCTGATTGGCATTCTGACTATTATTGGTGGCGAAAATTTCCACCTTCAGACAGAAATTGTAACTATTCCGTAACAAAACATCCAGAACAATGGCAAAAATTTGTTGATTTCACGCATGGTCAAATCAATGAATTGGTCAGTGATTATGGCAAAGTGGATATATTATGGCTCGATGGAGGTTGGGTAAGGAAGACATCTGATGGTGAAGTCAAAAAATATCTGGCTGATGAAAGTGAAGGATCAAGGTGGGCGCGCAATCCACAAAACCAGGATATCAATATGAGTAAAATAGTAAAAGACGCACGTAAAAAACAACCCAAACTCATCGTAGTGGACAGAGCCGTCACAGGTGAGCACCAAAACTATCTGACACCTGAGCAGCACATACCTGATGACGGACTTCCGTACCCATGGGAGACCTGTATGACTATGGCCAATAGCTGGAGCTATGTCCCCAATGACAAGTATAAACCGACCAATGAAATCATCGAAAAATTGGTTGACATCGTCTCTAAAGGTGGCAATTATCTCCTGAACATCGGCCCGAGTCCAGAAGGCGAATTTGACTCCGTCGCATACAGTAGATTGCATGAGATTGGCTCATGGATGAAGACCAACGGTGAGGCTATCTATAGCACAAGGACGTATGATACATTTAAAGAAGGGGATGGAATCCGTTTCACTAAATCAAAAGATGGAAAAACAAAATATATTTTTCTTTTTGACTTTCCCGACAAAGCAATTACACTGACAAAAGTGAGTGCCGGTAAAACGTCCAGAATCCAGCTACTCGGAAGCAGCGCAAAAATAAAATGGGCTCAAAAAGGCCCAAATATGGAGATCAATTTACCTGCACAGCTCATGAGCGTATCCGATCATGTGTGGGTGCTGAAGATTGTGGATTAAGATGTGTTAAAACGTAGCCTTCACCTGAGCCCTTCCTACATTGACTACAGGTGAGATGCCGGTCTTACGGCCTTCGTAGTTGATGGTAAGGTCGATATTTTTTGCTATTCTTTTGGTATATACCACATTCCAGAGATAGTTTTTGCCATTTTTGAGGCCTTCGAGCATATCGTACTCGATGGGTGAGTTGGCGATGCCGGTAAAATTAATACTTACATAGCTGAGGGACATATCTAGACTATACTGATTGGCTTTTCTGATTGTATATTCAGATGTTATATCATGGATATTTGCCTGATCCATGGTGAGGATGGTTTGATTTTTTTTCTGAAAGCTGTACTTCGCCATCACTCGCATATTTTGAGATGGGCGGATACTGACTTCAGGCCTGATACGGATGACATCAATTTTGAGATTACGATCACCAAAAGCTTCTGACTGATATGTTTTATATGACTTTTCGATATGTAAAAAGAAGTCTGTATTATTTCTGAGATTGAATCTGGTGCGAAGAAACAATTCGTCCAATCCTCTGTCCTCACGTCCGCTTACCTGAATGATACGGTTTTGATTGTTTCTGTTGCCAAGCTGAATGTCATATTTTACATTGCCTTTATTGAAGAATATGGTATTGGTATTCAGTGCATTATAAGCCACTAAAGAAGTGTCCCTGATAGAAAAGTCAATGTAGGATGTCAAAGGACTCGCGATATTGTCCATTTGTTTTTTAGTAATTCTGAAATTGGATAACGATGAAAATCTCGAAAGAAACTTATATGTCTTTGACAGTTTTACACCTTCTTTTAGTGTCTTAAACTTGGACGGATCTATGGTTAAGCTTTGATTCAATTCGAGATTGTTTGTTCTGATAAACTCATTGTTTGTCAGAGATAAACGGATGTAGTTTGACAAAGGATTGGTAGGGTCATATCTGAAATCCTGAACATTGCTGAGATTAGGATTTTCGCTTTCGTTGATCAGGAAAAAGTCGCCCTGACCATTCTCAACCTTGCGGAATATATACTCTATTCTTGGTTCCTGACCTGAACTTGTATTGTATGTAGTAGTCGATCTGATACCTTGATTTATGGCAGCAAAAACATAATCCAATCTTCCGAGAATGGTCTTTTTACTTTTATCATTGGGCAATAGGCCCTGGTCTGTAATAGAAAGATCCCTGCCTGTGATACTCCATGATAAGTCTGAAGCAGCCGAAGCCAACCATTTTCCAGCCAGTTCTAATTCCTTTGCATTGGACGCTTTCTGGAGTTGATCTGTTTTTGCAAAATAATCGTTTCGGGAACTATAAGCTACTTTGATGGAAAAGTCCTTTGAAATGTCACTTGCGATATACCCTTTAAGAAAATTGTAAGCATAGCTAGCCTTTTTTAATGTATCTGTCCTGAAACCTTTCAATGTATTGGATTCACCATCATATTCAGTGCCAATGGTCCAGGACTTATTTTTAAAAAGCTTGTAGCTTGCAGTGATGTTGGGCCTCTGAAATCTGGTAGCCTGATCAAGGAATGATGAAGATGAATTAAGAAAATTGCTAAACGCCCTGGCTGTAAACCTTGCAACTTGATACCTTATTGTACCTTCGTGTTTGGTGCCCGCATACAGATTACCCTTTTCATACCTGTTGTACCCATATTCGAGACCCAAGCCGGATTTGCCAGTAAGTTGTACATGGGACATCAGGAGATTTTCAGCTGCTTTTGAAGTGATCAAACTGATATTCCAGTCTCTGGAAAACTCTGGAGGCCTGTACGGATTCAGTGCATTGAAGTGTTGGTGGAGATATTCATGATTCAGATTTGCTTTGATATTCCATATACCGGCACTATCCAGTCTTCCTGAATGAGAAAACCTGACATTGCTGGCCAATCCCGTATTGTCATTATTGTCAAGGGAAGATCGGCGATTGATGTCCAGATTACTGAGCGCCAGTTCTGCAAACACATCAGTATTGTTTGTTATTTTGTAAGCGGCATTGGCTGTGATAAGTTGTTTTTTTTCAGGTGGAATGAGTTGTATGACAGGCAGATAGGTACCCTTGCCTTTGCCTGCATACAGATATACCCTGCCATTTTTATTTTTGGTATTGTCTATTACATAATCTCCTTTTCCTACGCCTACTTCAGAAAACACAGCTGTATATTTGGCACTGTCCAAATTTTCTGTAAAATAGAGGATGAGATTTGCCGGATCAATCGGATCGGCTTCTCCTCGATATAAGATGCGTGTCAAATCAGTTTTTTCCTCTGGTGCCACTACTCTCAAACTTTTTCTGACTGATTTGGCAAAGTCATCACCACTCGACTCCAGGATGCGAATATCAATAGAGTCCAATTGCTGGTCACCTGTGACATTTTTGCTGTCTTGCTCTGAATATATCTGAATTCCGGCTTTCCATCTCTCGCCTTTGAATGACGTCTCTGCAGCATAAAGAGATCTCAGATAGTTGATATCGGTATATTCAAAATCAATGATCACCCTGCTATCCCTGGCTATGATTCTCGTAGGCGAAAATGCGATCTCTGCCCTATTGTAGTCTATCACATAGTCATAATCAAATCCTCGGGTCAATAAAATTCCGTTAAAAAATACCCTTTCTGTACCTGCTAGGACGATGATAAATCTTTCGCCATTGTTACCCTGAAGTCTGTAAGGACCTTGGTTGCCTTCTTTGGTAGGAATGCTCTGACGGGAAAATTTACCACGAGATATGGCAAAACTTCCTTTTGAAAAAGCTTCGGTTTTGTCACTCACATTGTATGTAGAAGCAAGAGTGATACCTTTGAGTTTTTTGAAATAATTCATAAAATAACTGTCAGGTTTTCTCAATTCATAATCTCCGGCTGTAAGTGAAGTTTTGTTTTTACTTACTTGAATGAATACTTTGTCAAACTCCTGCAGTTGTTGGGTATTACCTTGTGCCTGAATGGGGAGATTTTCGTCTGATATGGCCGCGACTACTTTGAGCCCGTTGCCCAGATCACCTATGAGTTGCATATCAAAGTTGGAATTGATCACGAGACTTTGACTATTACCAATGGATATTCCCCTTGAAAAACTTCCTCTGTAATCCAGGCCTTTGGAATCTACCAATGCATTTTTCCCGTCAGTTGGTTTGTACTCAAATACCTCTCCGATGGCTCTTTCCTGATATTTCAATTGAGAAGTGTCTATCATAAAAAATGGTTTGCCGATGTCAAAAGCAAATGTCCTATACCTGAAAGCAACACTTCGGTTAATAATACTTTTACATATGCTATCAGAAAAAATAATGGTATGATTGTCAATAACAAATTGAGATAGTGTATCTTCACCAATAGTAATCACCAAACTGTGGGGAAGAAGTGTAAAGTTGTCCAATTTTACAGAACAATCCTTGACCGTGAGCACTTTTAATTTCAATGGATTGCCTGTACTGTTCTGACCTGTTACAATCAAACAATATAACATCAAAAACAATCCCAATAACCAAATTCTAATAACCATCAACAATAATACGAAAAACAAGGGCTAAAAATTACTCATTTTGGTTTGATTTCGGTTTAAAAATTTTAGAATTACAAATACTGATAATATTTTGAACCCAAAAAGTGGATAATATTAATTATAAAATTTATATATTTGACCAACAAATAATTTAAAATGAAAGTTGGAAGTTGCCTAATAGGGTTTATGGTTTTTATGTCGTTTTCAGTGTTTGCGCAAAAAAAAGCAATGGTAGGTGGAACACTTATCGATGGTTTTGGTGGTCAACCAATCCATAACAGTGTCATCCTCATTGATGGCGAAAAAATCACCGCCGTTGGTCATCAGGGCAATCTACAGGTGCCGGATGGATATCAGGTGATTTCTACAGAAGGTATGTCAGTATTGCCCGGGCTTTGGGATATGCATGTGCACCTTATGATCAATGGTCACAGTAATTATACACACTGGGATTCTACTTATATAGATAAATTTGAAAAAATCATCATGCCATCTTCTGCGCATCAATTGCTCATGGCTGGTATCACCAGTGCCAGAGACCTTGGTGCACCACTTGAAGCCAGTATCAATGTCAGAAACAGAATCAACAAAGGTGAAATACCTGGACCAACGATGTATATGTCGGGACCTTTTCTGCAGCATAAACCATACCCAGGCACCGAAAAATTCAGATGGGGTATCAATGGTGCCGCGGATGCTATCGCCAAAGTCAACAAACTCGCAGATGCCGGAGTGGATTGTATCAAACTCATAGATCATGATGAGATGAAATATGAAGAAGTCAAAGCCATTGTAGATCAGGCACACAAGCGCAATCTCACTGTCATAGCACACAGCCACAGACCTGAAGAGATAAGGATAGGACTGAAAGCCGGAGTAGATTGTTTTGAACATACTGGCTTAAGCTCAGCTCCCGAATATCCTGAAGACATACTTCAGCAAATCAAAGAAAGAACTGCTCAGATGAATAAAGGACCTCTTTACTGGACTCCTACGGTCGAAGGATTGTACAACTATGAATACGTCAGGGATAATCCTGAAAAATTAGACAATGATTGTTGGCACCTTGGATTACCAAAAGATATTATCGACGATATCGAATCTTCCATCAGATATCCCGGTCGTATGCCATATTTTCAGCTCACTCCCATCAGGAAACCCACACTTGAGAAAAAAGTGAA
The sequence above is drawn from the Saprospiraceae bacterium genome and encodes:
- a CDS encoding alpha-L-fucosidase; protein product: MRHLIILILLITSSFQLIAQHHEYHPDPDTSIHRRLEEWKDLKFGLLMHWGPYSQWGIVESWSICPEDLSWATGGRKPGISESYFDYVKRYEALQYTFNPTKFNPEKWASAAKVAGMKYMVFTTKHHDGFSMFDTKLTDYKITGQETPFSSHPRSNVTKEVFDAFRKENFWIGAYFSKPDWHSDYYWWRKFPPSDRNCNYSVTKHPEQWQKFVDFTHGQINELVSDYGKVDILWLDGGWVRKTSDGEVKKYLADESEGSRWARNPQNQDINMSKIVKDARKKQPKLIVVDRAVTGEHQNYLTPEQHIPDDGLPYPWETCMTMANSWSYVPNDKYKPTNEIIEKLVDIVSKGGNYLLNIGPSPEGEFDSVAYSRLHEIGSWMKTNGEAIYSTRTYDTFKEGDGIRFTKSKDGKTKYIFLFDFPDKAITLTKVSAGKTSRIQLLGSSAKIKWAQKGPNMEINLPAQLMSVSDHVWVLKIVD
- a CDS encoding class I SAM-dependent methyltransferase: MVQTEYNVNEYWSEVAKRIKIRDERDNVIAGDDEPFYRYKRKRFLDLLLKEDYLDKDVLEIGCGPGGNLSSLYPMRPKKLVGADISQNMIDLAKAKLPVDIEITKTDGTSLPFDDNAFNIVFSATVLQHNTNDKMLEELVKEMCRVCNQNLYIYESISPVLTGEMLCKWRPQSYYIQLMEGLGFKWVSTDFINVTVSYYMAGVIRKLLNPKDRKEGEPLNKISIVLQNLLIPVTSILDKIIKSEKDLAQLKFTKIK
- a CDS encoding amidohydrolase family protein, translating into MKVGSCLIGFMVFMSFSVFAQKKAMVGGTLIDGFGGQPIHNSVILIDGEKITAVGHQGNLQVPDGYQVISTEGMSVLPGLWDMHVHLMINGHSNYTHWDSTYIDKFEKIIMPSSAHQLLMAGITSARDLGAPLEASINVRNRINKGEIPGPTMYMSGPFLQHKPYPGTEKFRWGINGAADAIAKVNKLADAGVDCIKLIDHDEMKYEEVKAIVDQAHKRNLTVIAHSHRPEEIRIGLKAGVDCFEHTGLSSAPEYPEDILQQIKERTAQMNKGPLYWTPTVEGLYNYEYVRDNPEKLDNDCWHLGLPKDIIDDIESSIRYPGRMPYFQLTPIRKPTLEKKVKQLKDAGVVLLIGTDSGIPMKFHCQSTWNELDVWVNEFKMDANYAIKAATYWPAKMMGVDDRYGTISEGKYADIITVKGDVLRYVSLLQNVDMVMKHGKVVKGIMP